The genomic segment CAGCCTTCCCGTAGTCACAGAACTTGGTTGTGCAGTGCAGCACGCCTGGGGGTCTCTTCCCAAAGTAGGTGACCAGTTCAATCTTCTCCCTGGGCTCATCCCCAGAGACAactgcagggagagagagtggggcagtcagggcaggagagcaggggccaTCCCGACATCTGTCACCACAGCCATGGAggctcaagaggaaaaaaaaaaaaaactggagatcAAACAGAAGTTCCTTAGTAATCCACGATAATTCACTCATTTACTAGGTGGTCAAACAGCCACGCCAGAGCTACAAAAAGGTGTCTAAATTCCCTGACTTCACGTTAGTTATGCAGATTTTTATAGCTCTTTTCCAGATTTGAAAACTAAGGCACTTATAACCCAGGGACAGGCAGCAGAGGCCAAGGGAATCGGCTTCAGCAGCTACATGTCTGAAAGAGGGAAGCAAGTCATGAAAAATAGGGTAGAAAGGCAAAGGAGTGTTGGAACTGTGCGGCACAATGGAAGGAGTCGGAGCATAATTAATATCCCAGCCCACTCACAAGCCCTTCGGCCTGGGGCAAGTGATCGACCCTTATCTGTCTTTATCAAGTACCATCAGGGTGACTATACACCCATTTTCCCAGGGTCACTCCGAGTCGTGCCCCACTGCACTCGGAGCTTCCTGGACAAGAAGTTACCTGGTCACCAGAGCATGTACCTTGCAGGCCTGTTTGGTGGAGGAGACCATGCTTGGGATATGAAGAGATATTACGTGGCGAGACTTGGAGTATCTGGGGTTTCAATTTCCAGACTCTAGGCCTGTGGCTAGCTTCCGAGTCACTAGGTCTGTCCTATTTACTCCCAGAGTCTAGTCCCTGCGAGGATGTCGCTTACCCTCCCCAGGGGAGGGAGACCCGAGAGCAGGCCCATTACATTTCTCCTGCTGTGTCGCAGGCAGAAAAGGATTGTAGTTTTTAACGGTAAAAGCAGTTTCAAGAGGCAGCCACTCTCCAAGGCAGAGCCACCAGCTCTAACCAGGAGCCCTGCCTGGCCGGTGCTTTTCTGCCAAGCCATTCCGGGCACAGGGGTCACACCTGGACGATGTCACCATAGGCTCCACGGCTCCCTGGTTTCCCAGCATTCCAGCCTTAGGAGCCAAGAAGGGTCTCTGAGCAACGCGCAGGCACAAATCACCTGCCTCTGAGTGGTAACACAGAAACATGGGTGGGGACACTGCAAGTAGAAAGATGGTCCAAAATGGGGGGAAACCAGCCTGAGACCTGGGACCCATCCTCAATGAGGTCACAATAGTCCTGTCAGTTTTGGGCAGCTTAGGATTCCAtggaatattttaagtttatatttttcgtaatctctacgcccaacatggggctcaaacgcatgaccctgagatcaagagccgggtgctcttcccactgagccagccaggcgccccctccgTGGAATACTTTATCTCAAAAGATGGTTCTGCGGCTAAAAACAAGTTAGAAGACAACGGGACCAGATCCTCCCTCTAAGGTTATACGAAATGTTGATGCACTTCCTGTCTGTGTTTCCTGCCCCGAAGACAGGGTCAGTGGTCTctatgggcggggggggggggggggggggggggggggcaggaagggagcagTGAGAGGAGAGGTGCCCTGGGGAGCGCCTCCCCCCAAAGCCCACCGTGCCTCACACCAGGTGAGCTTCCACCTGCCTGGCACAGCCGGCTCCCGACGCGGGGACACCACGCGGTCCCGGGCACACAGCACCCCGTGCCCAGCGAGGGAGGCTCGCGAATGAGGCTAACCACCCGCACCCTGGCCAGCCGGCCACCTACAGTGTCGCAGCTCCTTCTTGAAGGCCTTGTGGTTCCCCAGCTCCTCCAGGAAGGCCTGGCCGGCTTTGCGGAGGCTCTCGGAACTCTTCTTGGTCAGGAACCAGCCGAAGTAGAGCGGCAGGAAGTCCTTCTCCAGCCCCGGCTTCAGCTTCTTCAGCTCATCGGCCGACAGCTGCCACTGATTCTTCTCCTTGAGCTGGGCACAGTCCAGCCGCCACGCCGTCTTGGGCTCCACCAGCACCACCTGGTACTGGTACTGGTCGGCCATGTCAAAGAGCTGCTCCAGCCGCTCCCGCTCGTGGTTGGTGTCGTCCAGCACCAGGACGCGGATGTCCCGGCGGCAGTAGGCCGCCAGGTCCTCGTCCAGCCGCTTGTACTCCTCAGAGAAGTCTCCTCGAATGCCGGGGTTAATCTTGTACGCGTCGGCAGACACCATCTTGGTGCCGTCGCGGTACCTGTCCACAATGACCCGCGCCAGCGTGGACTTGCCGCTCCCCGGCAGGCCTCGCAGGATGAAGAGCGTCTTGCACTCTTGCAGTGTGGCCACCGTCTCCTCATCCTGCAGGAAAGGAAACTGCAGCTCAGGCTTGTCCTTGGCCCCTGAGGATGACATTTTGCGGAAGAAGATCTTGGGCAGGAACGCGTGGCTCTTTCGGGAGAAGCTTCTATTCTGTGtgaggaggggaagagcagagtCAGCCAGCTCGCCTGGGGCCACCCCGCCAGTCTCTCGCCCCTTGTCTCTGGCCTCCTACCAATCGAGGCTCCCAGCCCGGAGTTACAAGCAGCCCCGGGGTTGCGGGCACCCTGCCGAGCTCGGACCTTTCCCTTCTCTGTAGTATGTAGCCGTAGGCTTCTGGTTgtagaggagggaggggagagcttGTCTGGGCGCTCCTCAACTCTTAATTCCCTCCGGCTGGAGCTATAGCTTCAAGGATCCCCCACTGCTGCCACCTCTCAAGGGAAAGCGTGAAGTGTGCGCCTGTGGTTCTAGGAGCGGACCCTAATTTTATATTCCTGGCACCTATTAAGGATGACCTCTTTGGAGGTGGGGCTGCTATGTCTGGGCAAAGCCACAGCTGCCCTGGCTCTGGGTGTgcagaggagggtgggggtggagaagggtTACCCAAAGACTGCCTCCCTCCCCCGAACAAGGGCAGCAACAGATAATACTCTCTTGTCTGGGATGGGGGGGGGACAATGGTCCCACAGAAGgcctggtggggggcagggcaggaga from the Prionailurus viverrinus isolate Anna unplaced genomic scaffold, UM_Priviv_1.0 scaffold_35, whole genome shotgun sequence genome contains:
- the CNP gene encoding 2',3'-cyclic-nucleotide 3'-phosphodiesterase isoform X1; protein product: MNRSFSRKSHAFLPKIFFRKMSSSGAKDKPELQFPFLQDEETVATLQECKTLFILRGLPGSGKSTLARVIVDRYRDGTKMVSADAYKINPGIRGDFSEEYKRLDEDLAAYCRRDIRVLVLDDTNHERERLEQLFDMADQYQYQVVLVEPKTAWRLDCAQLKEKNQWQLSADELKKLKPGLEKDFLPLYFGWFLTKKSSESLRKAGQAFLEELGNHKAFKKELRHFVSGDEPREKIELVTYFGKRPPGVLHCTTKFCDYGKAAGAEEYAQQDVVKKSYGKAFTLTVTALFVTPKTAGARVELSEQELPLWPNDVDKLSPSDSLPRGSRAHITLGCAGDVEAVQTGIDLLEIVRQEKGGSRGEEVGELHRGKLYSLGSGRWLLSLAKKMEVRAIFTGYYGKGKPVPTHGSRKGGAFQSCTVI
- the CNP gene encoding 2',3'-cyclic-nucleotide 3'-phosphodiesterase isoform X2, whose translation is MSSSGAKDKPELQFPFLQDEETVATLQECKTLFILRGLPGSGKSTLARVIVDRYRDGTKMVSADAYKINPGIRGDFSEEYKRLDEDLAAYCRRDIRVLVLDDTNHERERLEQLFDMADQYQYQVVLVEPKTAWRLDCAQLKEKNQWQLSADELKKLKPGLEKDFLPLYFGWFLTKKSSESLRKAGQAFLEELGNHKAFKKELRHFVSGDEPREKIELVTYFGKRPPGVLHCTTKFCDYGKAAGAEEYAQQDVVKKSYGKAFTLTVTALFVTPKTAGARVELSEQELPLWPNDVDKLSPSDSLPRGSRAHITLGCAGDVEAVQTGIDLLEIVRQEKGGSRGEEVGELHRGKLYSLGSGRWLLSLAKKMEVRAIFTGYYGKGKPVPTHGSRKGGAFQSCTVI